Part of the Streptococcus ilei genome is shown below.
TGGCTGAGCTGAGGAAGGAATTTAAATAACTAGCTGGTCCTTGTGAGGATTTCTGAGTTTTACTTCTCTTTTCCAGAAATTCATAAACAGCCTTGGTGAGTAGTTTTTCAAAATTATAATCGACGGCCAAGCTGATAATGCGGGCTTCCTTTTTGGCCTCTTTAAAGAGATAAACCCAAATCTGGTACAAATCGGTCTTAAAATTATAACCCTCTAAAGACTGGGTAATTTTCGAAACAGTTGATTGGAAGATGGATTCCAGCAATTCTTCTTTTGACTCATAATTTCGGTAAAAAGCTGCTC
Proteins encoded:
- a CDS encoding TetR/AcrR family transcriptional regulator; this translates as MAERKISEKSLENLKRSNQESNAITRESLEISLLQLLDKKDLKKITISELVERAGVSRAAFYRNYESKEELLESIFQSTVSKITQSLEGYNFKTDLYQIWVYLFKEAKKEARIISLAVDYNFEKLLTKAVYEFLEKRSKTQKSSQGPASYLNSFLSSAIVSVLAKWIKDGMKVPAEKMASLGLPLFPQKKRK